From one Methylocystis parvus OBBP genomic stretch:
- a CDS encoding ribbon-helix-helix protein, CopG family, whose translation MKARLNCYFDAALLKKLDDLAGRRGLSKSTIVEAALASFLSPDAADQREAAITRRLDRLTRAIERLERDVAIGNEAQALYIRAWLTATPPLPEDAQAAAQAKARERYESFVQALGRRIAKGQRLSKEVAFDIVPEANDLAQ comes from the coding sequence ATGAAAGCCCGCCTCAACTGCTATTTCGACGCCGCGTTGCTCAAGAAGCTCGACGACCTCGCGGGGCGCCGCGGCCTGTCGAAATCGACCATCGTCGAAGCCGCGCTCGCCTCCTTCCTCTCCCCTGACGCCGCCGACCAGCGCGAGGCCGCGATTACCCGGCGGCTCGACAGGCTGACGCGCGCGATCGAACGTCTCGAACGCGATGTCGCGATCGGCAATGAGGCACAGGCGCTTTACATTCGCGCCTGGCTGACCGCCACGCCGCCATTGCCCGAGGACGCGCAAGCTGCCGCGCAAGCGAAGGCGCGAGAACGATATGAGAGTTTCGTTCAAGCGCTGGGGCGGAGGATCGCCAAAGGACAGCGTCTCTCGAAAGAGGTCGCATTCGATATCGTTCCTGAGGCGAACGACCTTGCCCAATAG
- a CDS encoding conjugal transfer protein TraG, protein MSGTKILWGQIALVLLIVLLGVWAATQWTAWRLGFQPQLGSPWFVLGRGLPIYLPPLFFLWWYQFDAYAPEVFLEGAGIATASAFVAMGAAIGLSVHRAREAKFATTYGSARWASEAEIKAAGLLGPDGVVLGKFGKSYLRHDGPEHVLCFAPTRSGKGVGLVVPTLLAWSGSAIVHDIKGENWSLTSGWRARFGRVLLFDPTNPESAAYNPLLEIRRGDAEVRDAQNVADILVDPEGALERRNHWEKTSHSLLVGAILHVLYAEADKTLSGVANFLSDPERQIEETLHLMMRTKHLGDRPHPVIASAARELLNKSENERSGVLSTAMSFLGLYRDPVVAGVTSRCDWRIDDLVSGPGLTTLYLVVPPSDISRTKPLVRLILNQIGRRLTEELKGQSNRRRLLLMLDEFPALGRLDFFESTLAFMAGYGLKAFLIAQSLNQIEKAYGANNAILDNCHVRVAFATNDERTAKRVSDALGVATEMRAMKNYAGHRLSPWLGHLMISRQETARPLLTPGEVMQLLQNEELVLVSGAPPMRARKARYYEDKRFSARILPPPQPSGARQAEASQSAEGWLALPSQGQSPTSKSVDAKPAAQEDSENSGVRREPMLPAHEAISPEFPASRQEFAFGEDQPDRRVVTSQALGAQMGSIARQATLDPGDGLQL, encoded by the coding sequence ATGTCCGGAACCAAGATTCTCTGGGGCCAGATCGCGCTCGTTCTCCTTATCGTCCTGCTTGGCGTCTGGGCGGCGACGCAATGGACCGCCTGGCGCCTGGGCTTCCAGCCGCAGCTCGGCTCCCCCTGGTTCGTTCTCGGGCGTGGCCTCCCGATCTACCTGCCCCCGCTCTTCTTCCTGTGGTGGTATCAGTTCGACGCCTATGCGCCGGAGGTGTTCCTCGAAGGAGCGGGCATCGCGACGGCCAGCGCCTTCGTCGCCATGGGCGCGGCGATCGGGCTTTCCGTCCATCGCGCTCGCGAAGCCAAATTCGCGACGACCTACGGCTCCGCCCGCTGGGCAAGCGAAGCGGAGATCAAAGCCGCCGGCCTGCTCGGTCCCGACGGCGTCGTCCTCGGAAAATTCGGCAAGTCCTATCTGCGTCATGACGGGCCGGAGCATGTCCTCTGCTTCGCGCCCACCCGCTCCGGCAAGGGCGTCGGCCTCGTCGTGCCGACGCTTCTCGCCTGGTCAGGCTCGGCGATCGTCCACGACATCAAGGGCGAGAACTGGTCATTGACCTCGGGCTGGCGCGCCCGCTTCGGCCGCGTCCTGCTCTTCGACCCAACCAATCCGGAAAGCGCCGCCTATAATCCGCTGCTCGAAATCCGCCGCGGCGACGCCGAGGTGCGCGACGCGCAAAATGTCGCCGACATCCTCGTCGATCCGGAAGGCGCTCTGGAGCGCCGCAATCACTGGGAAAAGACCAGCCACTCCCTGCTTGTCGGCGCCATCCTGCATGTTCTCTATGCCGAGGCGGACAAAACCCTCTCGGGCGTCGCCAATTTTCTTTCGGACCCGGAGCGGCAGATAGAGGAAACGCTCCACCTCATGATGCGAACGAAGCATCTCGGAGACCGGCCGCATCCGGTCATCGCCTCGGCCGCGCGCGAGCTGCTCAATAAAAGCGAGAACGAGCGCTCCGGCGTCCTCTCCACCGCCATGTCCTTTCTCGGCCTCTACCGGGATCCTGTCGTCGCCGGGGTCACGTCGCGCTGCGACTGGCGGATCGACGATCTGGTTTCCGGCCCGGGGCTGACGACGCTCTATCTGGTTGTGCCGCCCTCGGACATCAGCCGCACCAAGCCGCTGGTGCGATTGATCCTCAACCAGATCGGTCGCCGGCTGACGGAAGAGCTCAAAGGACAATCGAACCGGCGCCGCCTGCTGCTGATGCTCGACGAATTCCCGGCGCTTGGTCGACTGGACTTCTTCGAATCGACGCTCGCCTTCATGGCGGGCTATGGGCTCAAGGCCTTCCTCATCGCCCAATCGCTCAATCAGATCGAAAAGGCCTATGGCGCCAATAACGCCATCCTCGACAATTGCCATGTGCGGGTCGCGTTCGCCACCAATGACGAACGCACGGCGAAACGCGTCTCCGACGCGCTCGGCGTCGCCACAGAAATGCGCGCCATGAAAAACTACGCCGGCCATCGGCTATCGCCCTGGCTTGGCCATCTCATGATCTCCCGTCAGGAGACGGCGCGCCCGCTCCTGACGCCCGGCGAAGTGATGCAGCTTCTTCAGAATGAAGAGCTGGTGCTCGTCTCCGGCGCGCCGCCGATGCGGGCCAGGAAGGCGCGCTATTATGAAGACAAACGCTTCAGCGCCCGCATTCTCCCGCCGCCTCAGCCATCGGGCGCCAGACAAGCCGAGGCCAGCCAAAGCGCCGAGGGCTGGTTAGCGCTGCCGTCACAAGGCCAGAGCCCGACATCCAAGTCGGTTGACGCCAAGCCAGCCGCCCAGGAGGATTCTGAAAACAGCGGCGTGCGACGGGAACCGATGCTGCCGGCGCATGAAGCGATTTCGCCGGAATTTCCTGCATCGCGACAGGAATTCGCTTTCGGCGAGGACCAGCCGGATCGACGCGTCGTCACCTCGCAGGCGCTTGGCGCCCAAATGGGCTCGATCGCCCGCCAGGCTACTCTCGATCCCGGCGATGGCCTGCAACTCTGA
- a CDS encoding relaxase/mobilization nuclease domain-containing protein gives MNDGDNDLRLRPGRIRQRGRSQSSRSFVAQVLIAANRAGGVATHGQLGAKRRSTFGRGRGRAFALDWGLLSTARRVVVKARVVRNKGRAFRSAPLATHIAYLKREGVTRDEERACMFDAGSDRADAGAFAERCKDDRHHFRFIVSPEDAMELEDLRAFARDLMREAERDLETKLDWIGVDHWNTDNPHIHLLIRGKADDGKDLVISRDYISNGMRARAEHLVGLELGPKPEREIADDLTREVDAERWTRLDRAIAASVDENGVVDLRPGADGWNADIDRYKIGRLQKLQRLGLAFLAGPAQWTLAENAESTLRDLGLRGDIIKTMHRALGEARIARGVADFSIHGEDDSPSIIGRLVARGLSDELTEKAYAIVDGVDGRAHHLRFSTIEATSDATPGAIVELRRFTDARGAERIALAVRSDLSLAEQIQTEGATWLDRRLVERSETWLSHAGFGQDVREALSARIDHLSVNGLARRDGQRVMFARDLLGTLRRRELEAIGGKLAGETGLSYQPKAEGASVAGIYRQRLALASGRFAMIDDGLGFQLVPWSPSLESKLGRHISGVMSPGGGVDWSFGRKRGLGI, from the coding sequence ATGAACGACGGCGACAACGATCTTCGCCTGCGCCCCGGGCGCATTCGCCAAAGAGGACGAAGCCAATCCTCCCGGAGTTTCGTCGCGCAGGTCTTGATCGCCGCCAACAGAGCCGGCGGCGTCGCGACGCATGGCCAACTCGGCGCAAAGCGGCGCTCGACCTTCGGTCGCGGCCGAGGGCGCGCCTTCGCCCTGGATTGGGGACTGCTTTCGACCGCCCGCCGCGTCGTCGTCAAGGCCCGCGTCGTCCGCAACAAGGGGCGCGCCTTCCGATCGGCGCCGCTCGCGACCCATATCGCCTATCTCAAGCGCGAGGGGGTGACGCGCGATGAGGAACGCGCCTGCATGTTCGATGCAGGTTCCGACCGGGCGGACGCCGGCGCCTTCGCCGAGCGGTGCAAGGACGACCGGCATCATTTCCGGTTCATCGTCAGCCCTGAAGACGCCATGGAACTCGAAGACCTCCGCGCCTTCGCCCGCGATCTGATGCGCGAGGCGGAACGCGACCTCGAGACGAAGCTCGACTGGATCGGCGTCGATCACTGGAACACGGACAATCCCCACATCCATCTTCTCATTCGCGGCAAGGCCGACGACGGGAAGGACCTCGTCATCTCCCGCGACTATATCTCGAATGGAATGCGCGCCCGGGCGGAACATCTCGTCGGATTGGAATTGGGGCCAAAGCCCGAGCGCGAGATCGCGGACGATCTGACGCGGGAAGTCGACGCCGAGCGCTGGACGCGGCTCGATCGCGCCATCGCTGCGAGCGTCGACGAGAATGGCGTCGTCGATCTTCGGCCAGGCGCGGATGGCTGGAATGCCGACATCGACCGCTACAAGATCGGCCGATTGCAGAAGCTCCAGCGCCTTGGTCTGGCGTTCCTGGCCGGTCCGGCGCAATGGACGCTCGCCGAGAACGCCGAGAGCACATTGCGCGACCTCGGGCTGCGCGGCGACATCATCAAGACCATGCACCGCGCCCTCGGCGAGGCCAGGATCGCGAGAGGCGTCGCGGATTTTTCGATTCATGGCGAGGACGATAGTCCGTCGATCATCGGCCGACTGGTCGCGCGCGGACTTTCCGACGAATTGACCGAAAAGGCCTACGCCATTGTCGACGGCGTCGACGGGCGCGCCCATCATTTGCGTTTTTCGACTATCGAGGCGACCTCCGACGCCACGCCCGGCGCCATCGTCGAATTGCGGCGCTTCACCGACGCGAGGGGCGCGGAGCGGATCGCCCTCGCCGTGCGATCGGATTTGTCGCTCGCCGAGCAAATCCAGACGGAAGGCGCCACCTGGCTCGACCGCCGGCTCGTCGAGCGCTCCGAGACGTGGCTCTCCCATGCCGGTTTCGGCCAGGACGTGCGCGAAGCGCTCTCGGCCCGGATCGATCATCTCTCTGTGAATGGTCTCGCCCGGCGGGATGGCCAGCGCGTGATGTTTGCGCGCGACCTGCTCGGGACGCTCCGGCGACGGGAACTCGAAGCGATCGGCGGCAAGCTAGCGGGCGAGACCGGACTCTCGTACCAGCCCAAAGCCGAAGGGGCTTCTGTCGCCGGAATCTATCGGCAACGGCTGGCGCTCGCTTCCGGCCGCTTCGCCATGATCGACGACGGGCTCGGATTCCAGCTCGTCCCCTGGTCGCCTTCGCTCGAATCAAAACTCGGCCGTCATATCTCCGGCGTCATGTCGCCGGGCGGCGGCGTCGACTGGAGTTTTGGCCGGAAACGGGGGCTGGGAATCTGA
- a CDS encoding lytic transglycosylase domain-containing protein has translation MSASSWTPLNIDMRREHFRRVSQFTVLGAFFCVAFISDAHAQLLGLRAATDVRSPQVVVANAMLEGSRRYNIPVAWLHAVMQAESGGDADAVSDKGAVGLMQLMPKTYTELQAKLGLGPNPFEPRDNILAGAAYLSELYGRYGANGFLAAYNAGPGRYEAHLRGRPLPLETTDYVARLAPKLGFGDAPFASISPPSDAPRAPIFVTAVASTTSNEMVSKDKLDDAKQSGKAAPHPLFPAHSHDKIFASEMHSAGASNAREHVDPLHAADLFVARATSESSR, from the coding sequence ATGAGCGCGTCATCGTGGACTCCTTTAAACATCGACATGAGGCGTGAGCATTTCCGGCGCGTTTCGCAGTTCACTGTCCTTGGCGCGTTCTTTTGCGTCGCGTTCATCTCGGACGCGCACGCCCAACTGCTCGGTCTTCGCGCCGCAACCGACGTGAGATCGCCACAAGTCGTCGTCGCAAACGCGATGCTGGAAGGGTCACGGCGCTACAACATTCCGGTCGCCTGGCTGCACGCCGTCATGCAGGCGGAAAGCGGGGGCGACGCCGACGCCGTCTCCGACAAGGGCGCGGTCGGCTTGATGCAGCTCATGCCGAAGACTTATACGGAACTGCAAGCCAAACTCGGGCTCGGCCCCAATCCCTTCGAGCCACGCGACAATATTCTCGCGGGCGCGGCTTATCTATCGGAGCTGTATGGGCGCTATGGCGCGAACGGATTTCTGGCGGCCTACAATGCCGGCCCAGGGCGCTATGAGGCGCATCTTCGCGGCCGGCCGTTGCCGCTCGAAACCACCGATTATGTCGCGCGCCTGGCGCCAAAACTCGGCTTTGGCGACGCGCCATTTGCGTCAATAAGTCCGCCATCTGACGCGCCTCGCGCGCCGATATTTGTCACCGCCGTCGCGTCAACAACGTCAAACGAAATGGTCTCGAAAGACAAGCTCGACGACGCGAAGCAGAGCGGAAAGGCCGCGCCCCATCCTCTCTTCCCGGCGCATTCCCACGACAAAATTTTTGCAAGCGAGATGCACTCGGCTGGCGCCTCGAACGCTCGCGAACATGTCGATCCGTTGCACGCCGCTGACCTTTTCGTGGCGCGCGCAACATCGGAATCCTCTCGATGA
- a CDS encoding S26 family signal peptidase, which translates to MKILALTLLSCVALASTSYFRHEPLFIWNVSSSAPVGLYAVRPIGKLTVTDLVVARPPKPLGDWLAARGYLARGVPLIKRVAGLPGQKICREGLSVSVDGTTMVEARERDHAGRPLPVWRGCFVLCPGEVFLLNWDVPASLDGRYFGALPINAIIGHAAPLWTKEDD; encoded by the coding sequence ATGAAAATTCTCGCGCTCACTCTCCTTTCTTGCGTCGCGCTCGCGTCCACTTCTTACTTCCGGCACGAGCCGCTTTTCATCTGGAACGTCTCGTCGAGCGCGCCGGTCGGCCTCTATGCCGTGCGTCCGATCGGCAAATTGACCGTCACCGACCTGGTCGTCGCCCGACCGCCGAAACCGCTCGGCGACTGGCTCGCCGCGCGCGGCTATCTTGCCAGAGGCGTCCCGCTTATCAAGCGCGTCGCCGGACTGCCGGGACAAAAAATCTGCCGCGAAGGGCTCAGCGTCAGCGTTGATGGAACCACGATGGTGGAAGCGCGCGAAAGGGATCACGCTGGCCGACCGCTGCCGGTCTGGCGCGGCTGTTTCGTCCTCTGTCCCGGCGAGGTCTTTCTTCTCAACTGGGACGTGCCGGCGTCGCTGGACGGTCGATATTTCGGAGCATTGCCGATCAACGCAATCATCGGACATGCCGCACCTCTCTGGACGAAGGAGGACGATTGA
- a CDS encoding DUF2840 domain-containing protein: MSAPTEVELFYMKGRIERRIRFGKPIAERTLDRRRRVASFAPGSIFAFMRWASNGHGTLVSRIDILRACNAGETYSTVPGVRPGAEILLRALGWEKVQRVLRAIESVEALGFAPQEICPDHWRHIHNRLAAGLAPRSYSRERHRAWLLRLRVEKEA; this comes from the coding sequence ATGAGCGCTCCCACTGAAGTCGAACTCTTCTACATGAAGGGCAGGATCGAGCGCCGGATTCGGTTCGGCAAACCGATCGCCGAGCGCACGCTCGATCGGCGCCGGCGTGTCGCGAGCTTCGCGCCGGGCTCGATTTTCGCCTTCATGCGCTGGGCGTCGAACGGCCACGGCACGCTGGTTTCGCGCATCGATATTCTGCGCGCCTGCAACGCAGGCGAAACCTATTCGACCGTCCCCGGCGTCAGACCCGGCGCGGAAATCCTGCTGCGCGCGCTCGGATGGGAGAAGGTTCAGCGCGTGTTGAGAGCCATCGAATCCGTCGAAGCGCTCGGCTTCGCGCCGCAGGAGATCTGTCCCGATCACTGGCGTCATATCCACAATCGTCTCGCCGCCGGCCTGGCGCCGCGATCCTATTCGCGCGAGCGGCATCGCGCCTGGCTGCTGCGCTTGAGAGTCGAGAAAGAAGCATGA
- a CDS encoding replication initiator protein A: MSATRHRSGELLKLSPFRCVPADIAPRDVQDLMAYPFFSLAKSPRVVPIDFRMGELTIRVDATPEYGMATIWDADILIWAASQIIAARNAGRDTSRLMLATPREILTFIDRGTSARDYDRFRAALDRLQSTTIETSIRQPAERWTRRFSWINEWKERTDASGRPLGVELVLTDWFYRAVLDKDLVLSIDRAYFALTGGLERWLYRIVRKHGGRQKGGWSFEFDHLHLKSASLSPLKRFAFELRDIVRRQPLPGYALAIDRNSRGRERLVFKPAESSASACLDIRPNGRSRSGKSTSGRPVDNSVDKL, encoded by the coding sequence ATGTCCGCGACCCGTCATCGATCCGGCGAACTCCTCAAGCTCAGCCCGTTTCGCTGCGTTCCCGCCGACATCGCGCCGCGCGACGTGCAGGACCTCATGGCCTATCCGTTCTTCAGTCTCGCCAAATCGCCCCGCGTCGTCCCGATCGACTTCCGCATGGGAGAGCTGACCATTCGCGTCGACGCCACGCCGGAATATGGCATGGCGACGATCTGGGACGCGGATATATTGATCTGGGCCGCCTCGCAGATCATCGCGGCGCGCAACGCCGGGCGCGACACCTCGCGCCTGATGCTGGCGACCCCGCGCGAAATCCTCACCTTCATCGACCGAGGAACCTCGGCGCGCGACTATGATCGCTTCCGCGCCGCGCTCGACCGGCTGCAATCGACGACGATCGAAACGTCCATCCGGCAACCCGCCGAGCGCTGGACGCGCCGCTTTTCCTGGATCAACGAGTGGAAAGAGCGAACCGACGCGAGCGGCCGCCCGCTCGGCGTCGAACTCGTTCTGACCGACTGGTTCTATCGCGCGGTCCTCGACAAGGACCTGGTGCTGTCGATCGACCGCGCATACTTCGCGCTGACCGGCGGGCTCGAGCGCTGGCTCTATCGCATCGTGCGCAAGCATGGCGGTCGCCAGAAGGGCGGCTGGTCGTTCGAATTCGATCATCTTCATCTCAAATCCGCGAGCCTGTCGCCGCTCAAGCGCTTCGCTTTCGAATTGCGCGACATCGTACGGCGCCAGCCGCTGCCCGGCTATGCCCTAGCGATCGATCGCAATTCGCGCGGACGCGAGCGTCTTGTTTTCAAGCCTGCCGAGAGCAGCGCGTCCGCATGTCTAGATATCAGGCCAAACGGCCGTTCGCGCAGCGGCAAATCCACGAGCGGCAGGCCTGTGGATAACTCTGTGGATAAGCTGTGA
- a CDS encoding helix-turn-helix transcriptional regulator, translating to MSAVMTELPPRYLRTPEAARFLGLSGRTLEKHRTYGTGPLYSKLGGRVVYRLDDLQAWATRGAKASTSDPGVGTVLPARRQTPSAAVVRSDR from the coding sequence ATGTCCGCCGTCATGACCGAACTGCCGCCGCGCTATCTGCGCACGCCCGAAGCCGCGCGTTTCCTGGGGCTCTCGGGCCGGACGCTCGAAAAGCATCGCACCTATGGCACGGGACCGCTCTACTCGAAACTCGGCGGGCGCGTCGTCTACCGACTGGACGATTTGCAGGCCTGGGCCACGCGCGGCGCCAAGGCCTCGACCTCCGATCCCGGCGTCGGGACGGTGCTGCCGGCGAGACGCCAGACGCCGAGCGCCGCCGTTGTCCGTTCTGATCGTTGA
- a CDS encoding DUF2285 domain-containing protein gives MTPITPTPDFEPLWIPASPAPSVAGGCDFAVNPALGANEADIIWLPEARASAVILVASPTNRGELRFTPSHWPDLRKRLRTKDGEHLILGTGRNQHQLWLPDPPREGTPLAAAIPHDKMTPHRIEAAMNFWRFAGGRARPARPLRDSRLVNTLRALDGHLSGASYRVIAQCLFGSAWIDAEPWKSSSIRDVTIRLVRNGVALMRGGYRKFLSK, from the coding sequence ATCACGCCGATTACGCCGACCCCGGATTTCGAGCCGCTCTGGATTCCGGCGTCGCCGGCGCCGAGCGTCGCTGGGGGTTGCGATTTCGCGGTAAACCCTGCGCTCGGCGCGAATGAAGCCGATATAATCTGGCTTCCCGAAGCGCGCGCAAGCGCGGTCATTCTCGTCGCCAGTCCAACCAACAGGGGCGAGTTGCGATTCACGCCCTCGCATTGGCCAGACCTGCGCAAACGCCTGCGAACGAAAGACGGCGAACATCTCATCCTGGGAACAGGCCGCAACCAGCATCAGCTATGGCTTCCCGATCCGCCGCGCGAGGGAACGCCGCTCGCAGCCGCGATCCCTCATGACAAAATGACGCCGCATCGCATTGAAGCGGCAATGAACTTTTGGCGTTTCGCCGGGGGCCGCGCGAGACCGGCCAGACCCTTGCGCGATAGTCGCCTCGTCAACACGCTCCGGGCGCTGGACGGCCATCTGAGCGGCGCGTCCTACCGCGTCATCGCCCAATGCCTGTTCGGATCGGCGTGGATCGACGCTGAGCCCTGGAAATCCTCCTCCATTCGTGACGTCACCATCCGGCTCGTGCGCAATGGCGTCGCGCTGATGCGCGGCGGCTATCGCAAATTCCTGAGCAAATAG
- a CDS encoding transcriptional regulator domain-containing protein has protein sequence MPALDSVSASYRQDFPDTEARPHSFARKFMIDADWRSSSAYDSLDDLNWPSRAWEFLRRDEEYHADYADPGFRAALDSGVAGAERRWGLRFRGKPCARRE, from the coding sequence ATGCCCGCTTTGGATTCCGTCTCTGCGAGTTATCGACAAGATTTCCCCGATACTGAAGCTCGGCCACACTCTTTCGCGAGAAAATTCATGATCGATGCGGATTGGCGCTCATCGAGCGCATATGACTCTTTGGATGATTTGAACTGGCCCTCCCGGGCGTGGGAATTTCTGCGGCGCGATGAAGAATATCACGCCGATTACGCCGACCCCGGATTTCGAGCCGCTCTGGATTCCGGCGTCGCCGGCGCCGAGCGTCGCTGGGGGTTGCGATTTCGCGGTAAACCCTGCGCTCGGCGCGAATGA
- a CDS encoding DNA -binding domain-containing protein, protein MSSENADPIADIAPSDEHVTDYDRAHFKVYLRMLDAAKEGAAWEEISSIVLGIDSVREPARARRAYDTHLARAQWLANKGYKDLLAGPA, encoded by the coding sequence GTGAGCTCTGAGAACGCCGATCCGATCGCCGACATTGCTCCCTCCGACGAGCATGTCACCGACTACGACCGCGCTCATTTCAAGGTTTACTTGCGAATGCTCGACGCGGCGAAGGAAGGGGCGGCATGGGAAGAAATTTCGAGTATCGTGCTCGGCATTGACTCCGTTCGTGAGCCCGCCCGCGCCAGGCGCGCCTACGACACGCATCTCGCGCGCGCGCAATGGCTGGCGAACAAGGGATATAAGGATCTTTTGGCGGGCCCCGCCTGA
- a CDS encoding DUF736 domain-containing protein, producing MANIGSFKKSGDEFQGEIVTLSVQAKGVRIVPEANRTSDNAPSHRVYVGRIDIGAAWAKRSAEGRDYLSVKLDDPSFSAPIYANLFDDEDGEGYTLIWSRSRKANGD from the coding sequence ATGGCGAACATCGGCTCCTTCAAAAAGTCCGGCGACGAGTTTCAGGGCGAGATCGTGACGCTCAGCGTCCAGGCCAAGGGCGTGCGCATCGTTCCCGAAGCCAACCGGACCAGTGACAACGCGCCGAGCCACCGCGTCTATGTGGGTAGAATTGACATCGGCGCCGCATGGGCGAAGCGCTCCGCCGAGGGCCGCGACTATCTCTCGGTCAAGCTCGACGATCCGAGCTTCAGCGCGCCGATCTACGCCAATCTCTTCGACGACGAGGACGGCGAAGGCTACACCCTCATCTGGTCGCGCAGCCGCAAGGCCAATGGCGACTGA
- a CDS encoding type II toxin-antitoxin system YhaV family toxin, whose translation MWGGERLVRRADAVERRMTPINSFDAEIFVDATNHETIGRDHPTVSNREDTLRAYGKASDAYAVFRKMLKKGNPPDDWETLVAAAKKESVRDRLGHMR comes from the coding sequence ATGTGGGGAGGCGAAAGACTCGTGCGCCGGGCGGACGCCGTCGAACGTCGCATGACGCCGATCAACAGTTTCGACGCCGAGATTTTCGTCGATGCGACCAACCATGAGACGATTGGCCGGGATCATCCAACCGTTTCCAATCGCGAAGACACGCTACGCGCCTATGGCAAGGCCAGCGACGCCTACGCGGTCTTCCGGAAGATGTTGAAGAAAGGCAATCCGCCCGACGACTGGGAGACGCTGGTTGCGGCGGCGAAGAAAGAAAGCGTGCGCGACCGATTGGGTCACATGCGCTGA
- a CDS encoding DUF2493 domain-containing protein, with the protein MATDRDNPGFEPPQSSSPTDRVLAELQLYGYRSFQDEPDPRPLPEEQLIAGAVADIFDALAATLADTRLEPDLEELLWSSVNLFHRAIGRIERQLDDNEQAQRRSQKEQDGSEVRSVELERLIAEGQTLIERRDGMELFRDHAAEQFERHTGSSWRPRSGSKVNHRALTAAAIDSRDFLTARRRAEAEVLIPSGPKIAFTGGLDFNDHHAIWDRLDRAFAKHPDMALLHGGSPRGAERIAACWADNRKVPQIVFKPDWTRYAKAAPFRRNDAMLETLPIGVIVFPGSGISANLADKARKLGILVWRFNAGGA; encoded by the coding sequence ATGGCCACCGATCGCGACAATCCCGGCTTCGAGCCGCCGCAATCTTCCTCCCCAACCGATCGCGTTCTCGCCGAACTCCAGCTTTACGGCTATCGTTCCTTCCAGGATGAACCCGACCCGAGGCCGCTCCCCGAGGAGCAACTGATCGCCGGCGCCGTCGCCGACATTTTCGACGCCCTGGCCGCGACATTGGCCGACACACGGCTTGAACCGGACCTCGAGGAACTGCTCTGGTCGAGCGTCAATCTCTTCCACCGCGCCATCGGCAGGATCGAACGCCAGCTCGACGACAATGAACAGGCGCAGCGGCGCAGCCAGAAGGAACAGGACGGCTCCGAGGTCCGCTCGGTGGAACTGGAGCGCCTCATCGCCGAAGGACAGACATTGATCGAACGCCGCGACGGCATGGAGCTTTTTCGCGATCACGCCGCCGAGCAGTTCGAACGCCACACCGGCTCATCCTGGCGGCCACGCTCTGGATCGAAAGTGAATCATCGCGCCCTGACCGCGGCGGCGATCGACAGCCGCGACTTTCTTACCGCCCGACGGCGGGCTGAGGCCGAAGTCCTCATTCCCTCTGGCCCGAAAATCGCCTTCACCGGCGGGCTCGACTTCAACGACCATCACGCCATCTGGGACCGGCTCGACAGGGCGTTCGCCAAACATCCCGACATGGCGCTATTGCATGGCGGCAGCCCGCGCGGCGCCGAGCGCATCGCCGCCTGCTGGGCCGACAATCGCAAGGTTCCGCAGATCGTCTTCAAGCCCGACTGGACGCGTTACGCCAAGGCGGCGCCCTTCAGGCGCAACGACGCCATGCTCGAAACCTTGCCGATCGGCGTCATCGTCTTCCCGGGCTCCGGCATCTCCGCCAACCTCGCCGACAAGGCGCGGAAGCTCGGAATCCTTGTGTGGCGCTTCAATGCAGGCGGCGCGTAG